Sequence from the Sphingomicrobium clamense genome:
CGACGAAGGTAAGGACCGGATAAAACAGAGCTCGTGCAATCCCGGCTAACAGCCCCGCCTCAGAATATCCCATTACGAATGCGATCGGAAAATGCCACCATCCCCAAATAAGCGTCACCAACAGCGCGGATTTCCAGAACCCGTATTTCTCCTGCACGAACGGTTGTAGAAATCCTCTCCATGCGATTTCCTCGCTAGTCACGAAGATCGTCATCACGACAAGGATTGCCAAAGACGTCGTGATACCAAGATTCAAAAAGTTCTCTTCGCCCTGTGCAGCAACGAATATGGCGGGCGGGAGGCTTATTGCCAGAATGATTAGGAAGGGCATCAGCCATAGCCAGCGGGCGAACCCGCCAAAGCGACTCAAATGGGCAAAGAGAGATTTCAGTCCTTTTTTCCCAGCGAGATAATGCCACCCCACTAAGGCGCCTAGGACGGGGCCGATCAGACCCGGCAAAATATAAAAAATCTGCGCAGGCTTTGCGCCTTGAGACCCGAAGAAAAATGATTCGCGAAATTCCGGGTCGAGCGGTGGCGCAAAGGAGGGCCAACCAAGTGTCGCGACTAGGACCGGCAGGCCTAATATCAGCGTGCTGAGATATGAGGCG
This genomic interval carries:
- a CDS encoding CPBP family intramembrane glutamic endopeptidase gives rise to the protein MDSRRKGAFWRFIIASYLSTLILGLPVLVATLGWPSFAPPLDPEFRESFFFGSQGAKPAQIFYILPGLIGPVLGALVGWHYLAGKKGLKSLFAHLSRFGGFARWLWLMPFLIILAISLPPAIFVAAQGEENFLNLGITTSLAILVVMTIFVTSEEIAWRGFLQPFVQEKYGFWKSALLVTLIWGWWHFPIAFVMGYSEAGLLAGIARALFYPVLTFVGTIWTALLFNRSGGAIILPALVHGMFNWSGLAVRFRHPDQSVEDSLIPIAQGIFVASLIVTTVIAYFWLRRGMKLVTISSMLARTSDG